From the genome of Haloterrigena sp. KLK7, one region includes:
- a CDS encoding glycosyltransferase, producing MKIGFFTDSYFPEIDGVTYTIKLWREELERDGHEVYVVYPDGDYEPGDREVPVRSVSNPFYPGYRIPVFKRPSTLPELDVVHCHGPATVGMLGRYYARKHDLPAVYTHHTPIEEYFHQNVKFESVANALSKLYVPMENAFLRSFDIVTASTSRIERDVEHVQLPVGIDMEFFQPTDEDWYPDRTVIGYSGRLSMEKNVSEILRLADALPEYDFVIVGDGPYRDCLEREAPDNVEIRGFLPREELPIFYSSIDAFVTASTADTLGLSTLEANACGTPVAATDVPPFDRTIGSDNGERFAYGDCEAMVDAVETCLRMDRDTRAAIERYDVRHTLDHLEHLYRNVRSSANTSPTDVTDEWFSDDSHGSPK from the coding sequence ATGAAAATTGGGTTCTTCACGGACAGTTACTTCCCCGAAATCGATGGCGTCACGTATACGATCAAACTCTGGCGAGAGGAGCTCGAACGGGACGGACACGAGGTGTACGTCGTCTACCCGGACGGCGACTACGAGCCCGGCGATCGCGAGGTCCCGGTCAGATCGGTGTCGAACCCGTTCTACCCCGGCTATCGGATCCCCGTGTTCAAACGGCCGTCGACGCTCCCCGAACTGGACGTCGTCCACTGTCACGGGCCGGCGACGGTCGGCATGCTCGGTCGGTACTACGCCCGGAAACACGACCTGCCCGCGGTGTACACCCACCACACGCCGATCGAGGAGTACTTCCACCAGAACGTCAAGTTCGAGTCGGTCGCCAACGCGCTCTCGAAACTGTACGTCCCGATGGAGAACGCGTTCCTCCGGAGTTTCGACATCGTGACCGCTTCCACGAGCCGAATCGAACGCGACGTCGAGCACGTCCAGCTCCCGGTGGGCATCGACATGGAATTTTTCCAGCCGACCGACGAGGACTGGTACCCCGATCGGACGGTGATCGGCTACAGCGGTCGGCTCAGCATGGAGAAAAACGTCAGCGAGATCCTCCGCCTCGCCGATGCGCTGCCGGAGTACGACTTCGTCATCGTCGGCGACGGCCCCTATCGCGACTGTCTCGAGCGCGAGGCCCCCGACAACGTCGAGATCCGCGGCTTCCTCCCCCGCGAAGAGTTGCCGATCTTCTACTCCTCGATCGACGCCTTCGTCACCGCCTCGACGGCCGACACGCTCGGGCTCTCGACGCTCGAGGCCAACGCCTGTGGCACGCCCGTCGCCGCGACCGACGTGCCGCCGTTCGACCGAACGATCGGCTCCGACAACGGCGAGCGGTTCGCGTACGGCGATTGCGAGGCGATGGTCGACGCCGTCGAGACCTGTCTCCGGATGGACCGCGACACCAGAGCGGCTATCGAGCGGTACGACGTCCGGCACACGCTGGACCACCTCGAGCACCTCTACCGCAACGTCCGGTCCTCGGCGAACACGTCCCCGACCGACGTCACCGACGAGTGGTTCTCCGACGATTCGCACGGCTCGCCGAAGTGA
- a CDS encoding sulfatase, with protein MDDTQQSNVLFVVLDTVRKDRLGPYGYERGTTPELSAFAEEATVFESAIAPAPWTLPVHASLFTGRYPSQHGADQGSPYLEGDATLAAVLSAAGYDTACYSSNAWITPYTGLTDGFDAQDSFFEVLPGDVLSGPLASAWQTVNDNDYLRDLASKLVRLGAMAHEKLASGEGADTKTPSVIDRTKSFIDDSESDEGWFAFVNLMDAHLPYYPPEEYREEFAPGVDPGEVCQNSKEYNSGARDIDDEEWDDIRSLYDAEIAHMDAELGRLFDWLRETGQWEETTVVVCADHGELHGEHDLYGHEFALYDQLINVPLLVKHPALEADRRDDLVELLDCYHTVLEALDVDPDDALAPTDDVSVTGRDSTRSLLSSEYRAFEGAAEPDPGQRAVLEAADGETSGDSEGRSPSSSRTQSGDDDYAFVEYAQPVIELHHLEEKASEAGIELPDDHRAYSRLRAARSTDAKYVRADRIPDEGYRLDEDPAESTPVDPSDDEVVADTERALARFEQAAGGAWIDPSETDAEDADALAEADEETRDRLRELGYLE; from the coding sequence ATGGACGACACGCAGCAATCCAACGTGCTCTTCGTCGTGTTGGACACGGTCCGGAAGGATCGCCTGGGTCCGTACGGCTACGAGCGGGGGACGACGCCCGAACTCTCCGCGTTCGCCGAGGAAGCGACCGTCTTCGAATCGGCCATCGCGCCCGCGCCCTGGACGCTGCCGGTCCACGCCTCGCTGTTCACCGGCCGGTATCCGAGCCAGCACGGGGCCGATCAGGGGAGCCCGTACCTCGAGGGCGACGCCACCCTCGCCGCGGTCCTCTCGGCGGCCGGCTACGACACGGCGTGTTACTCCTCGAACGCCTGGATAACCCCCTACACCGGCCTCACCGACGGGTTCGACGCGCAGGACTCGTTCTTCGAAGTCCTCCCCGGCGACGTCCTCTCGGGGCCGCTGGCCAGCGCCTGGCAGACCGTCAACGACAACGACTACCTCCGCGATCTGGCGTCGAAACTCGTCAGGCTCGGCGCGATGGCCCACGAGAAACTCGCCAGCGGCGAGGGGGCGGACACGAAGACGCCGTCGGTCATCGACCGAACGAAGTCCTTTATCGACGACAGCGAGAGCGACGAGGGCTGGTTCGCGTTCGTCAACCTGATGGACGCCCACCTTCCCTACTACCCGCCCGAGGAGTACCGCGAGGAGTTCGCCCCCGGCGTCGACCCCGGCGAGGTCTGCCAGAACTCCAAGGAGTACAACTCGGGCGCCCGCGACATCGACGACGAGGAGTGGGACGACATCCGGAGCCTGTACGACGCCGAGATCGCCCACATGGACGCCGAACTCGGACGCCTGTTCGACTGGCTGCGCGAGACCGGTCAGTGGGAGGAGACGACCGTCGTCGTCTGCGCCGACCACGGCGAACTCCACGGCGAACACGACCTCTACGGCCACGAGTTCGCCCTCTACGACCAGCTGATCAACGTCCCGCTGCTGGTGAAACACCCCGCCCTCGAGGCCGACCGGCGCGACGACCTCGTCGAGTTGCTCGACTGCTATCACACGGTCCTCGAGGCACTCGACGTCGATCCCGACGACGCGCTCGCGCCGACGGACGACGTCTCCGTCACCGGCCGCGATTCGACGCGATCGCTGCTCTCGAGCGAGTATCGCGCCTTCGAGGGGGCCGCGGAGCCGGATCCCGGACAGCGCGCGGTACTCGAGGCCGCGGACGGCGAGACGTCCGGCGACAGCGAGGGACGAAGTCCCTCGAGCAGCCGGACCCAGTCCGGCGACGACGACTACGCGTTCGTCGAGTACGCCCAGCCGGTGATCGAACTCCACCACTTGGAGGAGAAGGCCAGCGAGGCGGGGATCGAGCTGCCCGACGACCACCGCGCCTACTCCCGGCTGCGCGCGGCCCGCAGCACCGACGCGAAGTACGTCCGCGCGGATCGCATCCCCGACGAGGGGTACCGACTCGACGAGGACCCCGCGGAATCGACGCCCGTGGATCCGTCCGACGACGAGGTCGTCGCCGACACTGAACGCGCGCTCGCCCGCTTCGAGCAGGCCGCCGGCGGCGCGTGGATCGACCCCAGCGAGACGGACGCCGAGGACGCCGACGCGTTGGCCGAGGCCGACGAGGAGACTCGCGACCGCCTGCGCGAACTCGGCTACCTCGAGTAA
- a CDS encoding aryl-sulfate sulfotransferase — MADRSQSPLAAGRSGISRARSALSRNYLRVAFLAVILLSAAVVANASMSDDLSTASAADVPEAPETENHTVVTESGRAGTITAYAPDGEVLYYNNTRTKYFDVDPVEGDPLTVEYTATDTIHSEGPTCSAPPCARNVIERADLETGEVEVVYERYDYKETAGEWHDSDRINETHVVVADIVADQVFIVNTETEVVEWLWDAQSDFPVEEGGPYPEDWAHINDVEYIDEGQHEGRIMASLRNQDQVVFLDRQEGLVEDWTLGDENDYDVQYEQHNPDYIPESQGGPAVVVADSENGRVQEFQREDGEWNRTWQWEDDQIQWPRDADRLPNGNTLIADSHGNRVMEVNESGDIVWEVASTLPYEAERLETGPESEGGQSAAELGLESRTADESGGGGESSGLFGFDPLGWAGDFLENILPHRIHNGLLFASPVWMGSSEFAAVGIAILTGLAWIGLETRWKLRDAGVRFRLPFYRRGD; from the coding sequence GTGGCTGACCGTTCGCAATCGCCGCTCGCGGCCGGTCGGTCGGGAATTTCCCGCGCCCGGTCGGCGCTCTCGCGGAATTACCTCCGCGTCGCGTTCCTGGCCGTCATCCTCCTCTCGGCCGCCGTCGTGGCGAACGCGTCGATGAGCGACGATCTCTCGACCGCGTCCGCGGCGGACGTTCCAGAGGCACCGGAGACGGAGAACCACACGGTCGTCACCGAGTCGGGACGGGCGGGAACGATCACCGCCTACGCGCCCGACGGCGAGGTGCTGTACTACAACAACACGCGCACGAAGTACTTCGACGTCGACCCCGTCGAGGGCGATCCGTTGACCGTCGAGTACACGGCGACGGACACGATCCACAGCGAGGGGCCGACCTGTAGCGCTCCGCCGTGTGCGCGAAACGTCATCGAGCGCGCCGACCTCGAGACCGGCGAGGTCGAGGTCGTCTACGAGCGCTACGATTACAAGGAGACCGCCGGCGAGTGGCACGACTCGGACCGCATCAACGAGACGCACGTGGTCGTCGCCGACATCGTCGCCGACCAGGTCTTCATCGTCAACACGGAGACGGAGGTCGTCGAGTGGCTCTGGGACGCCCAGAGCGACTTCCCCGTCGAAGAGGGCGGCCCGTACCCGGAGGACTGGGCCCACATCAACGACGTCGAGTACATCGACGAGGGCCAACACGAGGGTCGCATCATGGCCAGCCTCCGGAATCAGGATCAGGTCGTCTTCCTCGATCGGCAGGAAGGCTTAGTCGAGGACTGGACGCTCGGCGACGAGAACGACTACGACGTCCAGTACGAACAGCACAACCCCGATTACATCCCCGAATCGCAGGGCGGTCCGGCCGTCGTCGTCGCCGACTCCGAGAACGGTCGCGTTCAGGAGTTCCAGCGCGAGGACGGCGAGTGGAACCGCACTTGGCAGTGGGAGGACGATCAGATCCAGTGGCCCCGCGACGCCGACCGACTCCCCAACGGGAACACGCTCATCGCCGACAGCCACGGCAACCGCGTGATGGAGGTCAACGAGTCCGGCGACATCGTCTGGGAGGTTGCATCGACGCTCCCCTACGAGGCCGAACGACTCGAGACCGGTCCCGAGAGCGAGGGCGGGCAGAGCGCGGCCGAACTCGGCCTCGAGTCGCGAACCGCCGACGAGAGCGGCGGCGGCGGCGAGAGCAGCGGCCTCTTCGGTTTCGATCCGCTCGGTTGGGCCGGTGACTTCCTCGAGAACATCCTGCCCCACCGGATCCACAACGGACTCCTCTTCGCGTCGCCGGTCTGGATGGGCTCTTCCGAGTTCGCCGCCGTCGGCATCGCGATCCTGACCGGACTGGCGTGGATCGGCCTCGAGACCAGATGGAAGCTCCGCGACGCCGGCGTCCGGTTCCGACTGCCGTTCTACCGGCGAGGCGACTGA
- a CDS encoding VTT domain-containing protein yields MVPLQLEGMPTWLESLFASEFAFAVLLGICILEGAMMLRFMPSELVVPSALALMGSSIPKTVAIVAVAVVGTTLGQFLLFCLVRRAGREYVIQKRWFPLTESRLERFDGWFDRWGGIAVAASNTMLVVRGLLTVPAGLSEMDGRTFVALSALGSLSFQSILAGLYLFGGYLLAF; encoded by the coding sequence ATGGTACCGCTGCAGCTCGAGGGGATGCCGACCTGGCTCGAGTCGCTGTTCGCGTCGGAGTTCGCGTTCGCGGTGTTGCTCGGGATCTGTATCCTCGAGGGCGCGATGATGCTGCGGTTCATGCCGAGCGAACTCGTCGTCCCGTCCGCGCTGGCGCTCATGGGGTCATCGATTCCGAAGACGGTCGCGATCGTCGCCGTCGCGGTCGTCGGCACGACGCTCGGGCAGTTCCTGCTGTTCTGTCTCGTCCGTCGCGCCGGACGGGAGTACGTCATCCAGAAGCGGTGGTTCCCGCTCACCGAGTCGCGACTCGAGCGCTTCGACGGCTGGTTCGATCGCTGGGGCGGGATCGCCGTCGCCGCCAGTAACACGATGCTGGTCGTCAGAGGGCTGCTCACCGTTCCCGCCGGGCTCTCGGAGATGGACGGCCGGACGTTCGTCGCCCTGTCGGCGCTCGGATCGCTCTCCTTCCAGTCGATCCTCGCCGGGCTCTACCTGTTCGGCGGCTACTTGCTGGCCTTCTAG
- a CDS encoding glycosyltransferase family 4 protein has translation MKISHYFELEEHVTGGIHESVVHQRKMLDRLDLEYTTEPTLDADVLHCNLMGPRSVWYARRARSRGIPVVAHTHVTAEDFGDSFRFTNAIARPLRPYLEWAYGQADALVCPSEYNRRLIETYADAPTTVVSNGVDGEKLDGFESLEAEYRERYDLESPTVFLVGHVIKRKGLETFVELARRLPHLDFAWFGPLDLSLKGRETTRLIEESPDNCTFTSYIDDVRGAFAAGDIFCFPTYEENEGIALLEAMTAGKPILVRDIETFSWLEDGEDCLKVAASDAGVDAFADAIERLEDPDLRERLGSNAAERSEAFSLESVANQYRTLYDEVT, from the coding sequence ATGAAGATCAGCCACTACTTCGAACTCGAGGAGCACGTCACCGGCGGTATCCACGAGTCGGTCGTCCACCAGCGGAAGATGCTGGACCGGCTGGATCTGGAGTACACGACCGAGCCGACGCTGGACGCCGACGTCCTCCACTGCAATCTCATGGGTCCGCGCTCGGTCTGGTACGCGCGGCGGGCGCGGTCGCGGGGGATCCCCGTCGTCGCGCACACCCACGTCACCGCCGAGGACTTCGGGGACAGCTTCCGGTTTACCAACGCGATCGCCCGACCGCTGAGACCGTACCTCGAATGGGCCTACGGGCAGGCCGACGCCCTCGTCTGTCCGTCGGAGTACAACCGGCGGCTGATCGAGACGTACGCCGACGCGCCGACGACTGTCGTTTCGAACGGCGTCGACGGCGAGAAGCTCGACGGGTTCGAGTCGCTCGAGGCGGAGTACCGCGAGCGCTACGATCTCGAGTCGCCCACCGTCTTCCTCGTCGGCCACGTGATCAAGCGCAAGGGCCTCGAGACGTTCGTCGAACTGGCCCGCCGACTGCCCCACCTGGACTTCGCGTGGTTCGGCCCGCTTGACCTCTCGCTCAAGGGCCGTGAGACGACGCGGCTCATCGAGGAGTCTCCGGACAACTGCACGTTCACCAGCTACATCGACGACGTCCGCGGCGCGTTCGCAGCGGGAGATATCTTCTGTTTCCCCACCTACGAGGAAAACGAGGGGATCGCGCTGCTCGAAGCGATGACGGCCGGCAAGCCGATCCTCGTCCGCGACATCGAGACGTTCTCCTGGCTCGAGGACGGCGAGGACTGCCTGAAAGTGGCGGCGTCGGACGCCGGCGTCGACGCGTTCGCGGACGCCATCGAGCGACTCGAGGATCCCGACCTCCGGGAGCGACTCGGATCGAACGCGGCCGAACGGAGCGAGGCGTTCTCGCTCGAGTCGGTCGCGAACCAGTACCGGACACTTTACGACGAGGTGACCTGA
- a CDS encoding metal-dependent hydrolase, which produces MDATRVLFLTGAFATHAVVGYALVRGFSDADPRLGVVLGLLPDADFLFPAAWGWPLVHRGLTHTPLFAVAVVAGAYAIRRDRTVALAVGLGIGSHLAIDSLSSKGIDWLFPFAATAGPGVPIHGPTATAALWTASIGLLAWRAEGSLAASVRGRSDRRTDRSEPSDRQAERRE; this is translated from the coding sequence ATGGACGCGACGCGAGTCCTGTTTCTCACCGGCGCGTTCGCGACCCACGCGGTCGTCGGCTACGCCCTCGTTCGAGGGTTCAGCGACGCCGATCCGCGACTCGGCGTCGTCCTGGGACTCCTCCCGGACGCCGACTTCCTGTTCCCCGCGGCGTGGGGGTGGCCGCTGGTCCACCGCGGACTCACGCACACGCCGCTGTTCGCGGTCGCCGTCGTCGCCGGCGCGTACGCGATCCGTCGGGACCGGACGGTCGCGCTCGCCGTCGGGCTGGGGATCGGGTCGCACCTCGCGATCGACTCCCTCTCGTCGAAAGGCATCGACTGGCTGTTCCCGTTCGCAGCGACCGCGGGCCCCGGGGTTCCGATTCACGGACCGACGGCGACGGCGGCGCTCTGGACGGCGTCGATCGGCCTCCTCGCGTGGCGGGCGGAGGGCTCGCTCGCCGCGTCGGTACGCGGCCGATCAGACCGCCGGACCGACCGTTCCGAGCCGTCCGATCGTCAGGCCGAGCGACGCGAGTAG
- a CDS encoding metal-dependent hydrolase — protein MYRGGHVGFNALLYAPFVPPVSRVWSLEMALLGAVLAVGLANLPDIDQPLPRIPHRGPTHTIWFALLVGLLAGVATAQVARSTPLAFRFGFVVGTGSIVAHLAGDVVTPMGISPFAPLSRYHVTLDWFKSKNGRINRAFLLLGATALLASLGLTIGRLGTVGPAV, from the coding sequence ATGTACCGAGGTGGCCACGTCGGATTCAACGCCCTCCTGTACGCTCCGTTCGTCCCGCCGGTGAGCCGCGTCTGGTCGCTCGAGATGGCGCTTCTGGGCGCGGTCCTCGCCGTCGGACTGGCGAACCTCCCCGATATCGACCAGCCGCTGCCGCGGATTCCCCACCGCGGGCCGACCCACACGATCTGGTTCGCCCTCCTCGTCGGCCTGCTCGCCGGCGTCGCGACGGCGCAGGTCGCTCGCTCGACGCCGCTCGCCTTCCGGTTCGGGTTCGTCGTCGGGACCGGCAGCATCGTCGCCCACCTCGCGGGAGACGTCGTGACGCCGATGGGGATCAGCCCCTTCGCGCCGCTCTCGCGGTACCACGTCACGCTCGACTGGTTCAAATCCAAGAACGGCCGGATCAATCGGGCGTTCCTCCTGCTCGGAGCGACCGCGCTACTCGCGTCGCTCGGCCTGACGATCGGACGGCTCGGAACGGTCGGTCCGGCGGTCTGA
- a CDS encoding TIGR00341 family protein, with amino-acid sequence MRLVEILIPRQKRDAVEETLEDEGLDYTLVDEESREEPSVVITFPLPAPAVESVLDELRNTGLEEDSYTVVVEAETVVSEQYDELEQRYAQNTGRISREELQAQAKDLTPRFNTYLVMTIMSVVVATAGLLLDSPAVVVGSMVIAPLIGPALGASVGTVINDRALFRRGIKLQAVGLSVGILTAVVFAFGVRTTGLVSPMFDIFEIAEIQGRLTPDLLSLAIAIGAGVAGAWTLTAGTSAALVGVMIAAALVPPLGVVGIGIAWGAPEVAIAATVLVLVNILTINITSLAVLWYKGYRPDDWFQQDEARVATEKRAVALVVTIVVLSAFLGVVTYDTYRTGVYEEDVNEDVTDIVESPQYDELALIDIAVEYDDPVPIRQPERIVVRVSYPVGTEPPRIGDEIRSRASIRAESAIRLPTGPLVESHRAEVVVYYVGRG; translated from the coding sequence ATGCGGCTCGTGGAAATCCTGATCCCGAGACAGAAGCGGGACGCCGTCGAGGAGACGCTCGAGGACGAAGGGCTCGATTACACCCTCGTCGACGAGGAGAGTCGCGAGGAGCCCTCGGTCGTGATTACGTTCCCGCTGCCGGCGCCCGCCGTCGAGTCCGTCCTCGACGAACTCCGGAACACGGGGCTCGAGGAGGATTCCTACACTGTGGTCGTCGAGGCGGAGACCGTCGTCTCCGAGCAGTACGACGAACTCGAGCAGCGATACGCGCAGAACACCGGGCGCATCTCCCGCGAGGAGCTACAGGCCCAAGCGAAGGATCTCACGCCCAGATTCAATACGTACCTCGTCATGACGATCATGAGCGTGGTCGTCGCGACCGCCGGCCTGTTGCTCGACTCGCCGGCGGTCGTCGTCGGGTCGATGGTGATCGCCCCGCTGATCGGCCCGGCGCTCGGCGCGAGCGTCGGCACGGTCATCAACGACCGCGCCCTGTTCCGGCGCGGGATCAAGCTTCAGGCGGTCGGGCTGAGCGTCGGCATCCTCACCGCGGTCGTCTTCGCGTTCGGTGTCAGGACGACCGGGCTCGTCTCACCGATGTTCGACATCTTCGAGATAGCGGAAATTCAGGGCCGTTTGACCCCGGATTTACTCTCACTCGCGATCGCAATCGGCGCCGGGGTAGCGGGCGCGTGGACGCTCACTGCGGGCACGTCGGCCGCCCTCGTCGGTGTCATGATCGCCGCCGCGCTCGTGCCGCCCCTCGGCGTCGTCGGCATCGGTATCGCGTGGGGCGCGCCAGAAGTCGCTATCGCCGCGACCGTCCTCGTGCTCGTCAACATCCTCACGATCAACATCACCAGTCTCGCCGTCCTCTGGTACAAGGGGTATCGGCCGGACGACTGGTTCCAACAGGACGAGGCCCGCGTCGCGACGGAAAAGCGCGCCGTCGCCCTCGTCGTCACGATCGTCGTCCTCTCGGCGTTTCTCGGGGTCGTGACCTACGACACCTACCGAACCGGGGTGTACGAGGAGGACGTGAACGAGGACGTGACCGACATCGTCGAGTCGCCCCAGTACGACGAGCTCGCGCTCATCGATATCGCGGTCGAGTACGACGATCCGGTCCCGATCCGCCAGCCGGAACGGATCGTCGTTCGCGTCTCGTATCCGGTCGGCACCGAGCCGCCGCGGATCGGCGACGAGATCCGGTCTCGAGCGAGCATCCGCGCCGAGTCGGCGATTCGGTTGCCGACCGGACCGCTCGTCGAGTCCCATCGCGCCGAGGTCGTCGTGTACTACGTCGGGCGAGGCTAA
- a CDS encoding lysylphosphatidylglycerol synthase transmembrane domain-containing protein: protein MNERNRRRLLIGGFGTIAVFAVLFFAVGARDVIDSLLSATPSLVVATFALALCWLAAWSLMLRTVLVALDVELPIGKAFFVYAGAVFANNVTPFGQAGGEPVAALLISKVSDARYETGLAGIASVDVLNVVPSVSLILVGVGYYATTATVAERLETAVGSAVVLIAAIVLVMAVVWRYREAIIKRLPALIAPRLSRLGLARFQSETLEADLADRMGRFFENIERVGTDRWRLSAVVGLSLAGWLFQTVALMAAFAALGEPVPLYVLLFVIPLANLAGAAPLPGGLGGIEAAFVTLLVPTTGIEASVITAAVLIFRGAIYWMPVLIGGLSVSAFGVKALE from the coding sequence ATGAACGAGCGAAACCGGCGGAGACTGCTCATCGGCGGCTTCGGGACGATCGCCGTCTTCGCCGTGCTGTTCTTCGCCGTCGGCGCGCGCGACGTCATCGACTCGTTGCTCTCGGCCACGCCCTCGCTGGTCGTCGCGACCTTCGCCCTCGCGCTGTGCTGGCTGGCCGCGTGGAGCCTGATGCTCCGGACCGTGCTGGTCGCCCTCGACGTCGAGTTGCCGATCGGCAAGGCGTTTTTCGTCTACGCCGGCGCCGTCTTCGCCAACAACGTCACCCCGTTCGGGCAGGCCGGCGGTGAACCGGTCGCCGCCTTGCTCATCTCGAAGGTCTCCGACGCGCGCTACGAGACCGGCCTCGCCGGCATCGCGAGCGTCGACGTGCTCAACGTCGTCCCCTCGGTCTCGCTGATCCTCGTCGGGGTCGGCTACTACGCGACCACCGCCACCGTCGCCGAGCGCCTCGAGACGGCCGTCGGCTCGGCGGTCGTGCTGATCGCGGCCATCGTCCTCGTGATGGCGGTCGTCTGGCGGTACCGGGAGGCGATCATCAAACGTCTCCCGGCTCTCATCGCCCCCCGTCTCAGTCGACTCGGGCTCGCTCGCTTCCAGAGCGAGACGCTCGAGGCGGATCTGGCGGATCGAATGGGCCGGTTCTTCGAGAACATCGAGCGCGTCGGGACGGATCGGTGGCGACTCTCGGCCGTCGTCGGACTCTCGCTGGCCGGCTGGCTCTTTCAGACGGTCGCGCTCATGGCCGCGTTCGCCGCGCTGGGAGAGCCCGTCCCGCTGTACGTCCTGCTGTTCGTGATCCCGCTCGCGAACCTCGCGGGAGCCGCCCCGCTTCCCGGCGGACTCGGCGGTATCGAGGCCGCGTTCGTCACGCTGCTCGTGCCGACGACCGGCATCGAGGCGTCCGTGATCACCGCGGCCGTGCTCATCTTCCGGGGGGCGATCTACTGGATGCCCGTCCTGATCGGCGGTCTGTCGGTGTCCGCGTTCGGCGTCAAGGCCCTCGAGTGA
- a CDS encoding M20/M25/M40 family metallo-hydrolase produces the protein MEVVDLTRELVSIPSHEDETAAGDYIEAWLRRETDADVARDEVGNVIARRRVGADAGSDADSSARSGGETTTGRSLALVGHHDVVEPADAQLEGDEYVVERRDGRLYGRGTADMKGAVAAAMLAFRDAAIGSGEGAGAGAETAGRDGDGDEAGARELVFASFVGEEVGGVGARHAIDRGFGPDYAIVGEGSTGYSGPGVTDVAVAHKGRRGSTITARGEAAHASEVGAGENAVYRATDAVDRVRDLEPPSIEAAGERLEGSLVVTEIEGGSAMNVVPDRCDLTVDERTVPGERAALERVTDLEGVEWTVDQDLPPMRCGDDAFAETVLEAADAAQAETPEHVTKPHATDAGWLSDAGTECVICGAAEPGEAHTEDESVSVAVLERCRETYRRVAETWPR, from the coding sequence ATGGAGGTCGTCGATCTGACCCGCGAGCTCGTCTCGATCCCCAGCCACGAGGACGAGACGGCCGCGGGCGACTACATCGAAGCGTGGCTCCGCCGCGAGACCGACGCCGACGTGGCGCGAGACGAGGTCGGGAACGTGATCGCCCGCCGGCGGGTGGGCGCGGACGCAGGTTCGGACGCGGACTCGAGTGCGCGTTCGGGAGGCGAGACGACGACGGGACGATCGCTGGCGCTCGTCGGTCACCACGACGTCGTCGAGCCGGCCGACGCACAGCTCGAGGGCGACGAGTACGTCGTCGAGCGACGGGACGGCCGGCTCTACGGGCGCGGGACGGCGGACATGAAAGGCGCCGTCGCGGCCGCGATGCTCGCGTTTCGCGACGCCGCGATCGGGAGCGGCGAGGGAGCGGGAGCCGGAGCCGAAACCGCGGGTCGTGACGGAGACGGAGACGAAGCCGGAGCGAGGGAACTCGTCTTCGCGAGCTTCGTCGGCGAGGAGGTCGGCGGCGTCGGCGCGCGCCACGCCATCGACCGGGGGTTTGGCCCCGACTACGCCATCGTCGGCGAGGGCTCGACGGGCTACTCGGGTCCGGGCGTCACCGACGTCGCGGTCGCCCACAAGGGACGGCGGGGCAGCACGATCACCGCCCGCGGGGAGGCCGCCCACGCCAGCGAGGTCGGCGCCGGCGAGAACGCCGTCTACCGCGCGACCGACGCCGTCGACCGCGTCCGCGATCTCGAGCCCCCGTCGATCGAGGCGGCGGGCGAGCGCCTCGAGGGGAGCCTCGTCGTCACCGAGATCGAGGGTGGCTCGGCGATGAACGTCGTCCCCGATCGCTGCGACCTGACCGTCGACGAACGGACCGTTCCGGGCGAGCGAGCCGCCCTCGAACGCGTGACCGACCTCGAGGGCGTCGAGTGGACCGTCGACCAGGACCTACCGCCGATGCGCTGTGGTGACGACGCGTTCGCCGAGACGGTCCTCGAGGCGGCCGACGCGGCACAGGCAGAAACGCCGGAGCACGTGACCAAACCCCACGCGACCGACGCGGGATGGCTCTCCGACGCCGGCACGGAGTGCGTGATCTGCGGCGCCGCCGAACCCGGCGAGGCCCACACCGAAGACGAGAGCGTCTCCGTCGCCGTCCTCGAGCGGTGTCGGGAGACCTACCGGCGGGTGGCGGAAACCTGGCCGAGATAG